One Phaeodactylum tricornutum CCAP 1055/1 chromosome 28, whole genome shotgun sequence DNA window includes the following coding sequences:
- the GPI_1 gene encoding isomerase glucose-6-phosphate isomerase (cytosolic glucose-6-phosphate isomerase, see also GenBank DQ812891, another GPI (Protein ID 53878, Phatr2/chr_28:197023-198828) is encoded directly downstream of this gene in reverse orientation), with protein sequence MSDLTSSPAWKALEAHYGTMKNVHMKELFANDSERFHKYSMKFEDILLDYSKNRVADSTMDLLYALAEQQDVKGKAQAMFSGEKINSTEDRTVLHIALRNQSNKPIYVDGEDVMPAVNETLERIKAFTNQVRDGTWKGHTGKVITAIVNIGIGGSDLGPVMACEALKPYAADHLKMHFCSNVDGTHIAEILKLCDPETTLFLIASKTFTTQETMTNANTAKTWLVGNFDGDETSVAKHFAALSTNGDAVSAFGIDVTNMFGFWNWVGGRYSLWSAIGTPIALAIGFDNWMEMHAGAHAVDQHFLQYDGKDNLPLTLALIGLWYNNFFGAETVAILPYDQYMHRFAAYFQQGDMESNGKYVDMNGKRMQTQTGPIIFGEPGTNGQHAFYQLIHQGTKIIPCDFVAPCQSQNNLPEKLGAPVDHHPILLSNYFAQTEALAFGKDESQVKAELDKTDMSEAEKTALVPHKVFEGNRPSNSFLFKKLTPRTLGSLIAIYEMKIFCQGAIWNINSFDQWGVELGKQLAKAILPELDGDSPVSSHDSSTNGLINYYKTNK encoded by the exons ATGTCGGACCTGACGTCTTCTCCCGCTTGGAAAGCCCTTGAGGCCCATTACGGTACCATGAAGAACGTTCACATGAAGGAACTATTCGCCAACGATTCCGAACGCTTTCACAAGTATTCCATGAAGTTCGAAGACATTCTACTCGACTACTCCAAAAATCGTGTTGCAGATTCGACTATGGATCTGCTGTACGCTTTGGCGGAGCAGCAAGATGTCAAGGGTAAGGCTCAGGCCATGTTCAGTGGTGAAAAGATTAACTCCACGGAAGACCGGACTGTCCTGCACATTGCTTTACGCAACCAGTCCAACAAGCCGATCTACGTCGATGGTGAAGACGTCATGCCCGCTGTCAACGAAACCCTCGAAAGGATTAAAGCTTTTACGAATCAGGTTCGTGACGGGACCTGGAAAGGGCATACGGGAAAAGTGATTACGGCGATTGTCAATATCGGTATCGGTGGATCCGATCTTGGTCCCGTCATGGCCTGTGAAGCTCTCAAGCCGTACGCAGCCGACCATTTGAAGATGCACTTTTGTTCTAACGTAGACGGTACGCACATTGCCGAGATTCTTAAGCTTTGTGATCCCGAAACAACCCTATTCTTGATCGCCAGTAAAACCTTCACCACGCAAGAAACCATGACCAACGCCAACACAGCGAAAACGTGGTTGGTGGGCAACTTTGATGGGGACGAGACTTCTGTCGCCAAACATTTTGCGGCGTTGAGTACTAATGGTGATGCTGTGTCTGCCTTCGGTATCGACGTCACTAATATGTTTGGATTCTGGAATTGGGTTGGCGGACGATACAGTTTGTGGAGTGCGATCGGGACACCGATCGCCCTCGCTATTGGTTTCGACAATTGGATGGAAATGCACGCGGGTGCACACGCTGTCGATCAACACTTTTTGCAGTACGATGGCAAGGACAATCTGCCTTTGACTTTGGCGTTGATTGGTCTATGGTACAACAA CTTCTTTGGCGCTGAAACTGTGGCAATTCTCCCCTACGATCAATACATGCACCGATTTGCAGCTTACTTTCAGCAAGGCGACATGGAATCGAACGGGAAGTACGTTGATATGAACGGCAAAAGGATGCAAACCCAAACCGGTCCCATCATAT TCGGTGAACCTGGCACCAACGGACAACACGCTTTCTATCAGTTGATCCATCAAGGCACCAAAATTATTCCTTGCGATTTCGTTGCACCTTGTCAAAGTCAAAACAATTTGCCCGAGAAGCTTGGTGCGCCTGTTGACCACCATCCTATTTTACTTTCCAACTACTTTGCTCAAACGGAGGCTCTAGCATTTGGAAAGGATGAAAGCCAAGTTAAGGCGGAATTGGATAAGACGGACATGTCGGAGGCCGAAAAGACGGCGCTTGTCCCGCACAAGGTTTTCGAAGGCAACCGCCCTTCGAATTCTTTCCTGTTCAAGAAGTTGACGCCGCGTACGTTGGGTAGTCTGATCGCAATTTACGAAATGAAAATATTCTGTCAAGGCGCTATTTGGAATATTAACTCGTTTGATCAGTGGGGTGTTGAGCTCGGTAAGCAGCTTGCCAAGGCTATTTTACCGGAACTCGACGGCGACTCCCCTGTTTCGTCCCACGACAGTTCCACCAATGGTCTCATCAACTATTACAAGACAAACAAATGA
- the GPI_2 gene encoding isomerase glucose-6-phosphate isomerase (cytosolic glucose-6-phosphate isomerase, another GPI (Protein ID 23924, Phatr2/chr_28:194949-197014) is encoded directly downstream of this gene in reverse orientation) gives MPPSTATTSWTLKCTDLPQFDALEAEADLFRTDDKLHLRNLCNNSARCAGLTVVYTTPGHRKIVYDYSRQRVTGETIALLFHLADAVGLAERREAMRTGQRINLTEDRPVLHHVLRMPADFHFVRHDPMAGKEGGAQATDGATTLRNVHEVRERVRDFAERVRSGAYKSVKHKHFRNTIVIGTGGFKIGPQFVADALQADPAAMHGSAGRRLLFLSNMDPVDFSTVVGDLDPAETLVVVVSKTFTAPETILNARTAKTWLVQNMAVGGITENEIVGKHMIGITSNPTLCQKFGIRRENIYMLWDWVNPRFSVCSAAGLLPLSIHFSSEVLSEVLNGAHDMDKHFFHAPLGDNIPVIMGLLGVWNSTFLGYHCRAVLPYSHAMRSFPNFVQHVDMESNGKRVALDGSSLLHRSAEITLGEPGTNVQNVLMQLMHQGRPFPADFIGFMEAQQHIHLENEALSNHDELMSNFFAQPDALAYGKTLVDLIQEGIPEPLREHMVFNGNRPSSSILMTRLDAFAVGQLIAMYEHRTAVQGFIWGINSWDQFGVELGKVLATHIRSQLSASRKTGASVQGFNSSTSSLLEHFLAHGKHPEPTSTEKTL, from the coding sequence ATGCCACCATCTACCGCAACGACTTCATGGACGCTGAAATGCACAGATCTACCGCAGTTCGACGCTTTGGAAGCCGAGGCTGACCTGTTCCGCACTGACGATAAGCTCCATTTGCGAAATCTTTGCAACAATTCCGCGCGCTGTGCGGGTCTGACGGTTGTATACACCACGCCTGGGCATAGAAAAATTGTGTACGACTACAGTCGGCAAAGAGTTACCGGAGAAACTATCGCTTTGCTGTTTCATTTGGCCGATGCCGTTGGTCTTGCGGAACGCCGCGAAGCCATGCGCACGGGACAGCGCATCAATTTGACGGAAGATCGACCCGTTCTACACCACGTCTTACGTATGCCCGCGGACTTTCACTTTGTGAGACACGATCCTATGGCTGGTAAAGAAGGCGGTGCACAGGCTACGGATGGCGCGACGACCTTGCGGAACGTGCACGAGGTACGCGAGCGAGTACGGGATTTTGCCGAACGGGTTCGGTCGGGAGCGTATAAATCTGTCAAACACAAGCATTTTCGCAATACAATCGTAATTGGAACGGGCGGTTTTAAAATCGGGCCTCAATTCGTTGCGGATGCGCTTCAGGCTGACCCGGCCGCGATGCATGGATCGGCAGGACGCAGGTTACTTTTTTTGTCGAATATGGATCCGGTTGACTTTAGTACTGTCGTTGGCGATCTCGACCCTGCCGAGACGCTTGTTGTGGTAGTCAGCAAAACTTTCACAGCACCCGAAACCATATTGAATGCTCGTACGGCAAAGACTTGGTTGGTACAAAACATGGCCGTTGGTGGCATCACCGAAAATGAAATCGTCGGCAAACACATGATTGGAATCACATCTAACCCGACATTGTGTCAGAAGTTCGGGATTCGCAGAGAAAATATTTACATGCTCTGGGATTGGGTCAACCCGCGGTTCTCTGTATGTAGCGCAGCTGGTCTTCTTCCGCTATCGATTCATTTCTCGTCTGAGGTTTTGTCGGAAGTTCTGAATGGGGCTCACGATATGGACAAGCATTTTTTTCACGCCCCCCTCGGCGACAATATCCCGGTCATTATGGGACTCTTGGGAGTGTGGAACTCCACCTTTTTGGGATACCATTGTCGCGCTGTTTTGCCTTACAGTCACGCCATGAGAAGCTTTCCTAATTTTGTCCAGCACGTTGATATGGAAAGCAACGGAAAACGCGTTGCGCTCGATGGTAGCAGCCTATTGCATCGCAGCGCTGAAATAACTCTAGGGGAACCTGGAACCAATGTACAAAATGTCTTAATGCAGCTAATGCATCAAGGGCGCCCTTTCCCAGCCGATTTTATTGGATTTATGGAAGCGCAGCAGCACATTCATTTGGAGAACGAAGCCCTGTCGAATCACGACGAGCTTATGTCAAACTTTTTTGCACAGCCCGACGCACTCGCCTACGGGAAAACCTTAGTCGATCTCATCCAAGAGGGCATCCCTGAACCGCTTCGGGAACATATGGTTTTTAACGGTAATCGACCAAGCAGCAGTATTCTGATGACACGATTAGATGCCTTTGCCGTTGGGCAGCTGATTGCCATGTATGAACATCGGACTGCGGTCCAAGGCTTCATATGGGGTATCAATAGCTGGGATCAGTTCGGTGTCGAGTTGGGCAAAGTTCTAGCTACGCACATACGCTCACAACTAAGCGCATCTCGAAAGACAGGAGCTTCGGTTCAAGGATTCAACTCGTCAACGAGTTCACTTCTAGAGCATTTTCTAGCGCATGGAAAGCACCCCGAGCCGACCTCTACAGAAAAGACTTTGTAA
- a CDS encoding predicted protein, which translates to MPDTAPLRYVEFFAGVGGWTMALQEAIQIVYPSDPPELFCSAALDHSDLCIEVFEHNHSLVIQKAVRIEKLTMNQIFEYRADIWMMSPPCQPHTRQHSNQDQELEDPRSRSFLHLCDLLLELPSENLPKLIFLENVVGFESSQSCRKWNTILQSRQYIIKHFHLNPTQVGVPNDRPRYFCLAVRSTEIHDSNDNDLQFHVHAKTKMADSDLRPITPDTNLPNLNIKGLRDSTVKVSSVAEFLDKDLTEHQKTSLRIPQSILQRNAAWCFDIVTPESLRSACFTSSYGKFVKGTGSVLYTGPYRDRIRLTNPEDRKFDDAWDQGLDLPKHLRYFSGSELARIFGFPSTFSFPETITRKQQWKLIGNSLNVRVAAKLV; encoded by the coding sequence ATGCCAGATACAGCGCCGCTGCGGTACGTGGAGTTTTTCGCCGGCGTCGGAGGCTGGACAATGGCCTTGCAGGAAGCCATCCAAATCGTCTATCCGTCAGATCCACCCGAGCTGTTCTGCAGTGCTGCTCTCGATCACTCAGACCTTTGCATTGAAGTTTTTGAGCACAATCATAGTCTAGTCATCCAGAAAGCGGTACGGATTGAGAAACTCACAATGAACCAAATATTCGAATATCGAGCCGATATTTGGATGATGAGTCCGCCTTGCCAACCACATACACGACAGCATTCTAATCAAGACCAAGAATTGGAAGATCCTCGCTCCCGTAGCTTTTTGCATCTGTGCGATCTCTTGCTTGAACTCCCGTCTGAAAACTTGCCCAAACTTATTTTTCTGGAAAATGTTGTTGGTTTTGAAAGTTCGCAGAGCTGTCGAAAATGGAACACAATCTTGCAAAGTCGGCAGTACATCATTAAGCACTTTCATTTGAACCCAACACAAGTTGGTGTTCCCAACGATCGTCCCAGGTACTTTTGCTTGGCCGTTCGCTCCACCGAGATTCATGACTCTAACGACAATGATCTACAATTTCACGTACACGCAAAAACGAAAATGGCTGACAGTGATCTACGTCCAATTACGCCAGATACAAATTTGCCCAATCTGAATATCAAAGGTTTGCGCGACTCTACTGTTAAAGTTTCTTCTGTGGCCGAATTTTTGGATAAGGATTTGACCGAGCATCAAAAGACCTCTTTGCGCATACCGCAAAGTATTCTACAGCGCAACGCTGCTTGGTGCTTTGACATTGTGACACCGGAGAGCCTACGTAGTGCTTGCTTTACAAGCAGCTATGGAAAGTTTGTCAAAGGTACAGGAAGTGTCCTTTATACGGGACCTTATCGGGACAGAATTCGTTTGACCAACCCCGAGGACCGGAAGTTTGACGATGCCTGGGACCAGGGACTCGACTTGCCCAAGCATCTACGATACTTTTCTGGATCTGAACTGGCACGAATCTTCGGTTTTCCTTCCACCTTTTCATTTCCGGAAACGATAACAAGGAAGCAACAATGGAAGCTCATTGGAAATTCTTTAAATGTTCGAGTGGCGGCAAAACTTGTT
- a CDS encoding predicted protein has product MASTNSDTAPIGSSANGSSTNPNPQDAVSSQWKTPSAAYQQMYGVCGVPDDVTPTAEEELVLRFYDTIRAYERQAARLQDDAARAKLASRDAAFQAASVSRNPRKRRERTRITTTTTTTEDSDDPHSADENDEDDDAASDDAEARHARREAKLEELRDQVAQAHQLAQERTRVDEPPPTTWQTANVDDAVDVGSQPVLKKKKRIESDPSEPTSSLIANITVAQTPPHDFSKTLALVPGRTLWPTTISTTEPAAWTPPAGCTQPNEGAFAVHLDNFDILQAQNGSGNNTVAVKFTAPSDSKRFSINIAAPDHEEFHSVLFHFNPRQHERGGQLIVNDKQEGIWGQAIAIPLSQVPLVFGQTACTLLIQVNGEGFDIFLEGQHCARLEHRKEIATDTDHLVLQFPSTDDYGSPENWLVHKVWWGNQPILAKGDLANVAGVHTYNALHPRKLFVSRLAKIFSEAEVDLRRAELERAFRQYGGVHGVSVIVPTNATFAFVETESERAADLALQEMTAQYRVSRARRSRHEALQEERAAAEASARGETKEHTVWD; this is encoded by the coding sequence ATGGCGTCTACCAACTCGGACACGGCTCCGATTGGCAGTAGTGCTAATGGTAGCAGTACTAATCCTAATCCACAAGATGCCGTATCCAGTCAATGGAAGACTCCCAGCGCGGCTTACCAACAAATGTACGGGGTGTGCGGGGTCCCGGACGACGTGACGCCCACGGCGGAAGAGGAACTCGTGTTGCGGTTCTACGACACCATCCGGGCCTACGAGCGTCAGGCCGCACGTCTCCAGGACGACGCCGCCCGTGCCAAACTGGCCTCTCGGGATGCCGCCTTTCAAGCCGCGTCCGTCTCGCGGAATCCACGGAAACGGAGAGAACGGACGCGTatcaccaccaccacgacgacgacggaggATTCGGACGATCCCCACAGCgcggacgagaacgacgaagacgacgacgcggcATCGGACGACGCCGAAGCGCGTCACGCGCGACGCGAAGCCAAACTCGAAGAGTTGCGGGATCAAGTCGCCCAAGCTCACCAATTGGCACAGGAGAGGACTCGCGTGGACGAGCCCCCCCCCACGACGTGGCAAACAGCCAACGTGGACGACGCGGTCGACGTTGGGTCGCAACCCGTcctcaagaaaaagaaacgaatcGAGTCCGACCCGTCGGAACCCACGTCGTCTCTTATTGCCAATATTACCGTGGCGCAGACTCCGCCCCACGACTTTTCGAAAACACTCGCCTTGGTGCCGGGACGAACGCTCTGGCCGACCACCATTTCGACGACGGAACCCGCCGCGTGGACACCGCCCGCCGGATGTACGCAACCCAACGAAGGGGCCTTTGCCGTGCACTTGGACAACTTTGATATACTCCAAGCACAAAACGGATCGGGCAACAATACCGTCGCCGTCAAGTTCACGGCACCCTCGGATTCCAAACGATTCAGTATCAATATTGCCGCACCCGATCACGAAGAATTCCACTCGGTACTCTTTCATTTCAATCCCCGACAACACGAACGCGGGGGCCAACTTATTGTCAACGACAAACAAGAAGGAATATGGGGACAAGCCATTGCCATTCCGCTCAGTCAAGTTCCTCTCGTTTTTGGACAAACCGCTTGCACTCTGCTCATCCAAGTCAACGGCGAAGGCTTCGACATATTCCTCGAAGGACAGCACTGCGCACGCTTGGAACACCGCAAAGAAATTGCCACCGACACCGATCACCTCGTTCTCCAATTCCCATCGACGGACGACTACGGCAGTCCAGAAAATTGGCTCGTCCACAAGGTTTGGTGGGGCAATCAACCAATCTTGGCCAAAGGCGATCTGGCCAATGTGGCCGGAGTCCACACCTACAATGCCCTCCATCCCCGTAAACTCTTTGTCTCTCGTCTCGCCAAAATATTTTCCGAAGCCGAAGTGGATTTGCGCCGCGCCGAACTTGAACGCGCCTTTCGACAATACGGAGGTGTACACGGCGTTTCCGTTATTGTCCCCACCAACGCTACCTTTGCCTTTGTAGAAACGGAATCGGAACGCGCCGCCGATTTGGCTCTCCAAGAAATGACCGCACAGTATCGGGTGAGTCGGGCTCGACGGTCTCGACACGAAGCCCTCCAAGAAGAACGGGCGGCCGCCGAAGCCTCCGCACGCGGGGAAACGAAGGAACACACCGTGTGGGACTAA
- a CDS encoding predicted protein, which yields MQPDCEPDTATEAHNVVPAGESPPLAPPEANTPTASATRRNQRLRQLKQRMNQARQLNQQAVQSEGQHLGSNGVAESQRVTAVPEQAVDAVRRAEAQAATAERQRFHVNDYHNPQGQHRNYERSLRSLPSAHRGNVGVDVPLSTTTTTYDPLETAVDHPERERLGAQRLANELQRRIEKRQKRDRKRKEKEDNAPDDEDVGYINKRNKHFNEKIKRNYEQHTAEIRQNLERGTAL from the coding sequence ATGcagcctgactgtgagccgGACACCGCTACGGAGGCACACAATGTCGTGCCTGCCGGGGAGTCCCCTCCACTCGCGCCACCGGAAGCAAACACTCCCACGGCTTCCGCGACCCGCCGGAACCAACGTCTCCGTCAACTGAAACAACGAATGAACCAGGCACGGCAACTCAATCAACAGGCTGTCCAATCGGAAGGACAGCATCTGGGATCGAACGGAGTTGCCGAGTCGCAACGCGTCACGGCGGTTCCGGAACAAGCGGTGGACGCGGTACGCCGGGCGGAAGCCCAGGCCGCCACGGCGGAACGCCAACGCTTTCACGTCAACGATTACCACAATCCGCAAGGGCAACATCGCAATTACGAACGCAGTTTGCGGAGTTTGCCGTCCGCTCACCGAGGGAATGTGGGTGTGGACGTgccgttgtcgacgacgacgacgacctaCGATCCACTCGAGACCGCCGTGGACCATCCGGAACGGGAACGACTCGGTGCACAGCGACTCGCGAACGAACTGCAACGGCGGATCgaaaaacgacaaaaacggGACCGGAAAcgcaaggaaaaggaagacaACGCACcggacgatgaagacgtCGGCTACATTAACAAACGCAACAAGCATTTCAACGAAAAAATCAAACGCAACTACGAACAACACACGGCTGAAATACGACAAAACTTGGAGCGTGGGACCGCACTGTAG
- a CDS encoding predicted protein has protein sequence MRRRKLLLGCCVGTATATATPTVAFVFDGRRRPASRITHRPTGLTPSILTSVSARKDDTTEDSIIRKTSGYTDSSVTSKGLVTVLTDLVNWVGGTNALRSTVLPDPTQSRPPPTRPSDLLERIRADYVDKNYLWTGDIDLACFDPHCRFTDPTLSFEGTATFVRNIRNLRPIVDALVVPPDGHCRSELLEIEQRDAVDVNDSDGQGYIETRWNMVGVLNQLPWRPKIDVIGRTQFWYRPCRDNRDDAALHVYRYDEEWEIPAGRALLQLVTPADTVPNTTRGVRLD, from the coding sequence ATGCGTCGAAGGAAACTGCTGTTGGGATGTTGTGTGGGAACTGCAACCGCAACCGCGACTCCCACGGTAGCGTTCGTATTCGACGGACGCCGCCGTCCCGCAAGCCGCATCACCCATCGACCGACGGGTCTCACCCCATCGATCTTAACATCCGTATCTGCACGGAAGGATGACACGACCGAGGACTCGATCATCCGGAAGACGTCAGGGTACACCGATTCGAGTGTCACCTCCAAAGGCCTCGTGACGGTGTTGACCGATTTGGTCAATTGGGTTGGTGGGACGAACGCGTTACGGTCCACGGTTCTCCCAGATCCCACACAGTCACGACCACCACCGACTCGACCGTCGGATCTGTTGGAACGCATTCGTGCGGATTACGTGGACAAGAATTACTTGTGGACCGGGGATATCGATTTGGCCTGTTTCGATCCGCACTGCCGCTTTACCGATCCGACCCTTTCCTTCGAAGGCACCGCGACGTTTGTACGGAATATTCGCAACCTTCGACCCATCGTGGACGCACTCGTTGTGCCACCGGACGGTCACTGTCGCtccgagcttttggaaattgAGCAACGGGACGCTGTGGACGTCAACGACAGCGATGGTCAGGGGTACATCGAAACGCGCTGGAACATGGTTGGCGTACTCAATCAACTACCTTGGCGACCCAAAATCGACGTTATCGGGCGGACCCAGTTTTGGTACCGACCGTGTCGAGACAATCGGGACGACGCGGCTCTGCACGTGTACCGGTACGACGAGGAATGGGAGATTCCCGCCGGACGGGCTCTCCTCCAGCTTGTGACTCCCGCCGATACCGTCCCCAACACGACGCGTGGGGTGAGGCTTGACTAG
- a CDS encoding predicted protein has product SLGTVQAQDVGKIVQVSGTVVRASPVQMYESARTFQCRGSQGCQRIVRVHADLEQRHNALVTPTRCPLLGNDNGVRCRGTNLQVVDGGSVHTDYQEVKIQEAAARLGVGHIPRSLLIKLQHDLVDQVQPGDEVIVVGSLLAQWHQPNVQPDVECHVGIAMTAHSIRVVAEKNSSAWKNAGTGGGHGVGELDKFRKEFDTYWSEPSHQKQPVAARDFICKAVCPKLYGLQVIKLALLLTLTGGEQAVHTRRRDQSHLLLVGDPGTGKSQFLRFAAALCPRSVLTTGVGTTSAGLTCAAVREGSGKEFSLEAGALVLADKGVCCIDEFGCIQEKDRTTIHEAMEQQTLSVAKAGIVCKLNCRATIIAVMNPRDCLYDNHASLSYNTGLGTPLLSRFDVADAGDDANLEEPWTMEKLRAYIAVVKERFLPVISDEAATLLERHYEKCRSSQSNTIPVTVRFLESLIRLSQ; this is encoded by the exons TCACTCGGCACGGTGCAAGCCCAGGACGTTGGGAAGATTGTCCAAGTTTCGGGGACCGTCGTCCGCGCGAGTCCCGTACAAATGTACGAATCGGCGAGGACTTTCCAGTGTCGGGGATCGCAGGGTTGCCAGCGTATCGTCCGGGTCCACGCCGATCTGGAACAACGACACAACGCTTTGGTGACCCCGACACGCTGTCCGCTACTCGGGAACGACAACGGCGTCCGCTGTCGGGGAACCAACCTACAGGTCGTCGACGGCGGCTCCGTTCATACCGATTATCAAGAAGTCAAAATACAGGAAGCTGCAGCGCGACTCGGGGTCGGTCACATTCCGCGCAGTTTGTTGATTAAACTGCAGCACGATTTGGTCGATCAGGTCCAGCCGGGTGACgaggtcatcgtcgtcggtagTCTACTCGCACAGTGGCACCAACCTAACGTACAGCCCGACGTGGAATGTCACGTCGGAATCGCCATGACGGCACATTCAATCCGGGTGGTGGCCGAAAAAAACTCGTCGGCGTGGAAGAATGCAGGAACTGGGGGCGGCCACGGCGTCGGCGAACTGGACAAATTCCGCAAAGAGTTTGACACCTACTGGAGTGAACCGTCCCACCAGAAACAACCCGTTGCGGCCCGTGACTTTATTTGCAAGGCCGTTTGTCCGAAACTGTATGGTCTGCAAGTGATCAAGTTGGCCCTCCTACTGACCTTGACCGGGGGT GAGCAAGCAGTCCACACGAGACGACGGGATCAATCGCATTTGCTGCTGGTCGGGGATCCCG GGACGGGCAAATCTCAGTTCCTCCGCTTTGCCGCTGCCCTGTGTCCCCGGTCGGTGCTAACGACGGGTGTAGGGACCACATCGGCGGGTCTCACATGCGCTGCCGTACGCGAAGGGAGTGGGAAGGAATTCTCCTTGGAAGCGGGAGCTCTGGTCTTGGCCGACAAGGGCGTGTGCTGTATCGACGAATTCGGTTGCATTCAGGAAAAAGATCGGACCACCATCCACGAGGCCATGGAACAGCAAACGCTATCCGTCGCCAAGGCCGGCATCGTGTGCAAGCTCAATTGCCGGGCGACCATTATTGCCGTCATGAATCCCCGCGACTGCCTATACGACAACCACGCCAGTCTCTCCTACAACACCGGTCTCGGTACGCCGCTcctttccc GTTTCGACGTTGCGGATGCGGGCGACGACGCCAATCTGGAAGAACCTTGGACGATGGAAAAGTTACGGGCCTATATTGCGGTCGTGAAAGAACGTTTCCTGCCGGTTATTAGCGACGAGGCGGCCACTTTACTGGAACGGCACTACGAAAAGTGTCGGTCATCGCAAAGTAACACCATTCCCGTGACGGTTCGTTTTCTCGAGTCTCTCATTCGTTTGTCGCAA